Proteins from a genomic interval of Providencia stuartii:
- a CDS encoding LysR family transcriptional regulator, whose protein sequence is MSGNYRHRLPLNALRAFEASARHLSFTRAGLELNVTQAAVSQQVRLLEEQLGLELFVRLPRGLALTDEGLALLPVLSRSFDQIESLLQQFEDGHYHEVLSVSVVGTFAVGWLLPRLPAFTELYPYIDLRIMTHNNVVNLAAEGVDFAIRFGEGLWPLAENTPLFPAAHTVLCSEKIAHKLPHPLDLKEHRLMRSYRKDEWEKWQIVAGLEPWRVKGPIFDSSRLMVEAALLTDSVALAPSCMFEHELSAGTLVQPFDISVTLGGYWLSRLKSRPITPAMVIFQNWLLTEVKS, encoded by the coding sequence ATGTCAGGAAATTATCGTCATCGCCTTCCTCTAAATGCGTTGAGGGCATTCGAAGCTTCTGCCAGACATTTAAGCTTTACGCGAGCAGGTTTGGAACTGAATGTCACGCAAGCGGCGGTAAGCCAGCAGGTTCGCCTACTGGAAGAGCAACTTGGATTAGAGTTATTTGTTCGTTTACCTAGAGGGCTGGCATTAACCGATGAGGGGCTTGCTTTACTTCCTGTTTTGAGTCGCTCTTTTGACCAAATAGAGTCATTATTGCAACAGTTTGAGGATGGTCATTATCACGAAGTACTGAGTGTATCAGTCGTAGGAACTTTTGCTGTAGGCTGGTTGTTACCCCGTTTACCTGCTTTTACTGAGTTATACCCTTATATTGATTTGCGTATTATGACCCATAATAACGTGGTCAATTTAGCCGCAGAAGGTGTTGATTTCGCTATTCGTTTCGGTGAGGGGCTATGGCCATTAGCTGAAAATACGCCGTTATTTCCGGCCGCCCATACTGTGCTTTGTTCTGAAAAAATAGCCCATAAATTGCCCCATCCTTTGGACCTAAAAGAGCACCGTTTAATGCGTTCTTATCGTAAAGATGAATGGGAAAAATGGCAGATTGTAGCGGGACTTGAGCCGTGGCGTGTCAAAGGACCCATATTTGATTCCTCGCGCTTAATGGTTGAAGCAGCATTGCTGACCGACAGCGTAGCCCTTGCACCAAGTTGCATGTTTGAGCATGAATTAAGTGCGGGAACCTTAGTTCAACCATTTGATATCAGTGTAACACTCGGGGGATATTGGCTGAGCCGTTTAAAATCTCGCCCAATAACCCCAGCAATGGTGATTTTTCAAAATTGGTTACTGACTGAAGTTAAATCGTGA
- the glnG gene encoding nitrogen regulation protein NR(I), translated as MQQGKIWVVDDDSSIRWVLERALNSASFHCTCFDSADSVLAALTHDQPDVLLSDIRMPGVDGLALLTQLKQSHPLLPIIIMTAHSDLDAAVNAYQSGAFDYLPKPFDIDETVALVERALNHSREQNHVERDPKQKMESVSSTMIGEAPAMQEVYRIIGRLSRSSISVLINGESGTGKELVAHALHQHSPRANGPFIALNMAAIPKDLIESELFGHEKGAFTGATQVRQGRFEQANGGSLFLDEIGDMPLDIQTRLLRVLAEGQFYRIGGYTPVKVDVRIIAATHQDLEKRVKEGLFRDDLFHRLNVIRVQLPPLRERIEDIPRLAYYFLQNTAKELGVDSKLLHPESERLLQHYHWPGNVRQLENVCRWLTVMAASQEILPQDLPEDLLGHQQQNDASTESTTCHYVASNNTAWFELLEQWTQDALAEGKENLLAQTVPLMEYTMLSCALKHTHGHKQEAARLLGWGRNTLTRKLKELGIE; from the coding sequence ATGCAACAGGGAAAAATCTGGGTTGTTGATGATGACAGTTCTATTCGTTGGGTACTTGAGCGTGCATTAAATAGTGCCTCTTTTCATTGCACCTGTTTTGATAGCGCAGATAGCGTCCTCGCGGCGCTAACACATGACCAACCTGATGTTTTGTTATCGGATATTCGTATGCCTGGTGTGGATGGTTTAGCCCTTCTCACTCAGCTAAAACAGTCACACCCATTATTACCCATTATTATTATGACAGCGCACTCTGACCTTGATGCCGCGGTGAATGCATACCAATCGGGCGCTTTTGATTATCTACCTAAGCCTTTTGACATTGATGAAACCGTTGCGCTGGTTGAACGCGCCTTAAATCATAGTCGTGAACAAAATCATGTCGAACGTGACCCCAAACAAAAAATGGAAAGCGTCTCTTCAACCATGATAGGTGAGGCTCCTGCTATGCAAGAGGTCTACCGTATTATCGGTCGTCTCTCTCGCTCATCAATTAGTGTGCTAATTAATGGTGAATCAGGAACAGGTAAAGAATTAGTGGCTCATGCGCTACACCAACATAGCCCTAGAGCCAACGGGCCTTTTATTGCACTAAATATGGCGGCCATCCCTAAAGACCTGATTGAATCTGAACTTTTTGGTCACGAAAAGGGGGCATTCACCGGTGCCACACAAGTTAGGCAAGGTCGTTTCGAACAAGCAAATGGCGGTTCTCTATTCTTGGATGAGATTGGTGATATGCCACTCGATATCCAAACGCGGCTACTGAGGGTACTTGCGGAGGGGCAATTTTATCGTATAGGTGGCTATACTCCTGTAAAAGTGGATGTCCGTATTATTGCTGCGACTCACCAAGATCTTGAGAAACGGGTTAAAGAAGGGTTGTTCCGTGATGATTTATTCCATCGCTTAAATGTCATTCGTGTGCAACTCCCACCATTACGAGAAAGAATCGAGGACATTCCCCGCCTTGCATACTATTTCTTGCAAAATACCGCCAAAGAGCTTGGGGTTGATAGCAAATTGCTGCATCCAGAGAGTGAACGTCTTTTACAACACTATCATTGGCCCGGTAATGTCAGGCAATTGGAAAACGTGTGTCGCTGGCTCACCGTGATGGCGGCAAGCCAAGAAATTTTGCCACAAGACTTACCTGAAGATTTACTCGGTCACCAGCAGCAAAATGATGCATCCACTGAATCCACGACATGCCATTATGTCGCAAGCAATAATACAGCATGGTTTGAATTACTTGAGCAATGGACTCAAGACGCTCTCGCGGAAGGGAAAGAAAATTTGCTTGCACAAACAGTACCGTTAATGGAATACACCATGCTGAGCTGTGCACTTAAGCATACTCATGGACATAAACAAGAGGCTGCTCGTTTACTTGGATGGGGTCGCAATACATTAACTCGAAAATTAAAAGAGCTAGGCATCGAGTAA